One window of the Colias croceus chromosome 5, ilColCroc2.1 genome contains the following:
- the LOC123691756 gene encoding proton-coupled amino acid transporter-like protein pathetic isoform X3, whose translation MDSTSISMENKSECGSCMASNATLTAKNEELNYNPFEHRNVPHPTSTAGSFFHLLKSSLGSGLLAMPAAFKHTGIIPGCIGTVLVGIIATHCVQILVKTSRDICQECKMASLSYTDTCVKVFERGPKKLRKYTEVVRHFADYAMAGVCLGGTSVYVIFIASSLKDIIDHFAPDHQFSVEAYCGILLLPLVLITQVRYLKFLVPFSVIANLCLVLTFGVTCYYTFVDLPEVSNAKLAADIGEWPLFLSTAIFAMEGINVVMPVENEMAKPEHFLGCPGVLNITMVLVAALYGVVGLFGYIKYGEEVLGSITLNLPQDDILALSAKILVAVAVFFTYCLQMYAPMDILWSRISSRISQGYHNITQILLRTLSVTLTVILAVAVPDLELLIGLVGAIFFSTLGLLIPVVVQTVYKWDKDLGKWYYILWKNSLLLLCYLTVLISGCYSAISQIIVKLS comes from the exons AACAGCCGGCTCTTTCTTCCACCTGCTCAAGTCCTCTTTGGGCTCCGGATTGCTCGCCATGCCAGCTGCCTTCAAACACACGGGGATCATACCAGGGTGCATTGGGACGGTGCTAGTGGGAATAATAGCCACGCACTGTGTCCAGATCTTG gTAAAAACGTCTCGAGATATTTGTCAAGAATGCAAAATGGCCTCCCTGAGTTACACCGATACTTGTGTAAAAGTATTCGAGCGAGGACCGAAGAAATTGAGAAAATATACAGAAGTTGTACG GCATTTCGCTGACTACGCCATGGCTGGCGTCTGTCTCGGCGGCACTAGCGTCTACGTCATCTTCATTGCTTCTTCCTTGAAGGAT ATAATCGACCACTTCGCGCCCGACCATCAATTCTCCGTCGAAGCATATTGCGGCATCCTCCTCCTGCCCCTCGTGCTGATCACACAAGTACGCTATCTAAAGTTCCTGGTGCCCTTCTCTGTGATTGCCAATCTGTGTCTAGTACTGACCTTCGGCGTGACCTGCTATTATACATTTGTGGATCTGCCTGAAGTAAGCAATGCGAAATTGGCAGCTGACATCGGAGAATGGCCTTTGTTTTTGAG CACAGCAATATTCGCAATGGAGGGAATCAACGTAGTGATGCCAGTTGAGAACGAAATGGCCAAACCAGAACACTTCCTGGGTTGTCCTGGCGTGTTGAACATCACTATG GTGTTAGTAGCGGCGTTGTATGGCGTCGTGGGACTCTTTGGTTACATTAAGTATGGGGAGGAGGTCCTGGGAAGTATAACGCTGAATCTACCGCAGGATGACAT ATTAGCGCTATCTGCAAAGATTTTAGTCGCCGTGGCTGTGTTCTTCACATATTGCCTGCAAATGTACGCACCCATGGACATCCTATGGTCAAGGATAAGCAGCCGAATTAGCCAGGGTTATCATAACATCACCCAGATCTTACTTAGAACCCTGAGCGTCACTCTTACCG TGATCTTGGCGGTGGCAGTCCCCGACTTGGAGTTACTAATCGGTTTGGTTGGTGCCATATTCTTTTCAACCCTCGGGCTCCTCATACCCGTAGTCGTACAAACAGTATATAAATGGGATAAGGACCTCGGAAAGTGGTATTACATTCTATGGAAGAATAGTTTATTACTTCTGTGCTATTTGACTGTCCTTATATCGGGATGTTATTCTGCTATTTCACAGATTATAGTTAAGTTGAGTTGA
- the LOC123691756 gene encoding proton-coupled amino acid transporter-like protein pathetic isoform X1 has product MDSTSISMENKSECGSCMASNATLTAKNEELNYNPFEHRNVPHPTSTAGSFFHLLKSSLGSGLLAMPAAFKHTGIIPGCIGTVLVGIIATHCVQILVKTSRDICQECKMASLSYTDTCVKVFERGPKKLRKYTEVVRHFADYAMAGVCLGGTSVYVIFIASSLKDIIDHFAPDHQFSVEAYCGILLLPLVLITQVRYLKFLVPFSVIANLCLVLTFGVTCYYTFVDLPEVSNAKLAADIGEWPLFLSTAIFAMEGINVVMPVENEMAKPEHFLGCPGVLNITMVLVAALYGVVGLFGYIKYGEEVLGSITLNLPQDDILALSAKILVAVAVFFTYCLQMYAPMDILWSRISSRISQGYHNITQILLRTLSVTLTVILAVAVPDLELLIGLVGAIFFSTLGLLIPVVVQTVYKWDKDLGKWYYILWKNSLLLLCYLTVLISGCYSAISQIIVKLS; this is encoded by the exons AACAGCCGGCTCTTTCTTCCACCTGCTCAAGTCCTCTTTGGGCTCCGGATTGCTCGCCATGCCAGCTGCCTTCAAACACACGGGGATCATACCAGGGTGCATTGGGACGGTGCTAGTGGGAATAATAGCCACGCACTGTGTCCAGATCTTG gTAAAAACGTCTCGAGATATTTGTCAAGAATGCAAAATGGCCTCCCTGAGTTACACCGATACTTGTGTAAAAGTATTCGAGCGAGGACCGAAGAAATTGAGAAAATATACAGAAGTTGTACG GCATTTCGCTGACTACGCCATGGCTGGCGTCTGTCTCGGCGGCACTAGCGTCTACGTCATCTTCATTGCTTCTTCCTTGAAGGAT ATAATCGACCACTTCGCGCCCGACCATCAATTCTCCGTCGAAGCATATTGCGGCATCCTCCTCCTGCCCCTCGTGCTGATCACACAAGTACGCTATCTAAAGTTCCTGGTGCCCTTCTCTGTGATTGCCAATCTGTGTCTAGTACTGACCTTCGGCGTGACCTGCTATTATACATTTGTGGATCTGCCTGAAGTAAGCAATGCGAAATTGGCAGCTGACATCGGAGAATGGCCTTTGTTTTTGAG CACAGCAATATTCGCAATGGAGGGAATCAACGTAGTGATGCCAGTTGAGAACGAAATGGCCAAACCAGAACACTTCCTGGGTTGTCCTGGCGTGTTGAACATCACTATGGTGTTAGTAGCGGCGTTGTATGGCGTCGTAGGACTCTTTGGTTACATTAAGTATGGGGAGGAGGTCCTGGGAAGTATTACGTTGAATCTACCACAGGATGACAT ATTAGCGCTATCTGCAAAGATTTTAGTCGCCGTGGCTGTGTTCTTCACATATTGCCTGCAAATGTACGCACCCATGGACATCCTATGGTCAAGGATAAGCAGCCGAATTAGCCAGGGTTATCATAACATCACCCAGATCTTACTTAGAACCCTGAGCGTCACTCTTACCG TGATCTTGGCGGTGGCAGTCCCCGACTTGGAGTTACTAATCGGTTTGGTTGGTGCCATATTCTTTTCAACCCTCGGGCTCCTCATACCCGTAGTCGTACAAACAGTATATAAATGGGATAAGGACCTCGGAAAGTGGTATTACATTCTATGGAAGAATAGTTTATTACTTCTGTGCTATTTGACTGTCCTTATATCGGGATGTTATTCTGCTATTTCACAGATTATAGTTAAGTTGAGTTGA
- the LOC123691756 gene encoding proton-coupled amino acid transporter-like protein pathetic isoform X4 gives MENKSECGSCMASNATLTAKNEELNYNPFEHRNVPHPTSTAGSFFHLLKSSLGSGLLAMPAAFKHTGIIPGCIGTVLVGIIATHCVQILVKTSRDICQECKMASLSYTDTCVKVFERGPKKLRKYTEVVRHFADYAMAGVCLGGTSVYVIFIASSLKDIIDHFAPDHQFSVEAYCGILLLPLVLITQVRYLKFLVPFSVIANLCLVLTFGVTCYYTFVDLPEVSNAKLAADIGEWPLFLSTAIFAMEGINVVMPVENEMAKPEHFLGCPGVLNITMVLVAALYGVVGLFGYIKYGEEVLGSITLNLPQDDILALSAKILVAVAVFFTYCLQMYAPMDILWSRISSRISQGYHNITQILLRTLSVTLTVILAVAVPDLELLIGLVGAIFFSTLGLLIPVVVQTVYKWDKDLGKWYYILWKNSLLLLCYLTVLISGCYSAISQIIVKLS, from the exons AACAGCCGGCTCTTTCTTCCACCTGCTCAAGTCCTCTTTGGGCTCCGGATTGCTCGCCATGCCAGCTGCCTTCAAACACACGGGGATCATACCAGGGTGCATTGGGACGGTGCTAGTGGGAATAATAGCCACGCACTGTGTCCAGATCTTG gTAAAAACGTCTCGAGATATTTGTCAAGAATGCAAAATGGCCTCCCTGAGTTACACCGATACTTGTGTAAAAGTATTCGAGCGAGGACCGAAGAAATTGAGAAAATATACAGAAGTTGTACG GCATTTCGCTGACTACGCCATGGCTGGCGTCTGTCTCGGCGGCACTAGCGTCTACGTCATCTTCATTGCTTCTTCCTTGAAGGAT ATAATCGACCACTTCGCGCCCGACCATCAATTCTCCGTCGAAGCATATTGCGGCATCCTCCTCCTGCCCCTCGTGCTGATCACACAAGTACGCTATCTAAAGTTCCTGGTGCCCTTCTCTGTGATTGCCAATCTGTGTCTAGTACTGACCTTCGGCGTGACCTGCTATTATACATTTGTGGATCTGCCTGAAGTAAGCAATGCGAAATTGGCAGCTGACATCGGAGAATGGCCTTTGTTTTTGAG CACAGCAATATTCGCAATGGAGGGAATCAACGTAGTGATGCCAGTTGAGAACGAAATGGCCAAACCAGAACACTTCCTGGGTTGTCCTGGCGTGTTGAAC ATCACTATGGTGTTAGTAGCGGCGTTGTATGGCGTCGTGGGACTCTTTGGTTACATTAAGTATGGGGAGGAGGTCCTGGGAAGTATAACGCTGAATCTACCGCAGGATGACAT ATTAGCGCTATCTGCAAAGATTTTAGTCGCCGTGGCTGTGTTCTTCACATATTGCCTGCAAATGTACGCACCCATGGACATCCTATGGTCAAGGATAAGCAGCCGAATTAGCCAGGGTTATCATAACATCACCCAGATCTTACTTAGAACCCTGAGCGTCACTCTTACCG TGATCTTGGCGGTGGCAGTCCCCGACTTGGAGTTACTAATCGGTTTGGTTGGTGCCATATTCTTTTCAACCCTCGGGCTCCTCATACCCGTAGTCGTACAAACAGTATATAAATGGGATAAGGACCTCGGAAAGTGGTATTACATTCTATGGAAGAATAGTTTATTACTTCTGTGCTATTTGACTGTCCTTATATCGGGATGTTATTCTGCTATTTCACAGATTATAGTTAAGTTGAGTTGA
- the LOC123691756 gene encoding proton-coupled amino acid transporter-like protein pathetic isoform X2 yields the protein MDSTSISMENKSECGSCMASNATLTAKNEELNYNPFEHRNVPHPTSTAGSFFHLLKSSLGSGLLAMPAAFKHTGIIPGCIGTVLVGIIATHCVQILVKTSRDICQECKMASLSYTDTCVKVFERGPKKLRKYTEVVRHFADYAMAGVCLGGTSVYVIFIASSLKDIIDHFAPDHQFSVEAYCGILLLPLVLITQVRYLKFLVPFSVIANLCLVLTFGVTCYYTFVDLPEVSNAKLAADIGEWPLFLSTAIFAMEGINVVMPVENEMAKPEHFLGCPGVLNITMVLVAALYGVVGLFGYIKYGEEVLGSITLNLPQDDILALSAKILVAVAVFFTYCLQMYAPMDILWSRISSRISQGYHNITQILLRTLSVTLTVILAVAVPDLELLIGLVGAIFFSTLGLLIPVVVQTVYKWDKDLGKWYYILWKNSLLLLCYLTVLISGCYSAISQIIVKLS from the exons AACAGCCGGCTCTTTCTTCCACCTGCTCAAGTCCTCTTTGGGCTCCGGATTGCTCGCCATGCCAGCTGCCTTCAAACACACGGGGATCATACCAGGGTGCATTGGGACGGTGCTAGTGGGAATAATAGCCACGCACTGTGTCCAGATCTTG gTAAAAACGTCTCGAGATATTTGTCAAGAATGCAAAATGGCCTCCCTGAGTTACACCGATACTTGTGTAAAAGTATTCGAGCGAGGACCGAAGAAATTGAGAAAATATACAGAAGTTGTACG GCATTTCGCTGACTACGCCATGGCTGGCGTCTGTCTCGGCGGCACTAGCGTCTACGTCATCTTCATTGCTTCTTCCTTGAAGGAT ATAATCGACCACTTCGCGCCCGACCATCAATTCTCCGTCGAAGCATATTGCGGCATCCTCCTCCTGCCCCTCGTGCTGATCACACAAGTACGCTATCTAAAGTTCCTGGTGCCCTTCTCTGTGATTGCCAATCTGTGTCTAGTACTGACCTTCGGCGTGACCTGCTATTATACATTTGTGGATCTGCCTGAAGTAAGCAATGCGAAATTGGCAGCTGACATCGGAGAATGGCCTTTGTTTTTGAG CACAGCAATATTCGCAATGGAGGGAATCAACGTAGTGATGCCAGTTGAGAACGAAATGGCCAAACCAGAACACTTCCTGGGTTGTCCTGGCGTGTTGAAC ATCACTATGGTGTTAGTAGCGGCGTTGTATGGCGTCGTGGGACTCTTTGGTTACATTAAGTATGGGGAGGAGGTCCTGGGAAGTATAACGCTGAATCTACCGCAGGATGACAT ATTAGCGCTATCTGCAAAGATTTTAGTCGCCGTGGCTGTGTTCTTCACATATTGCCTGCAAATGTACGCACCCATGGACATCCTATGGTCAAGGATAAGCAGCCGAATTAGCCAGGGTTATCATAACATCACCCAGATCTTACTTAGAACCCTGAGCGTCACTCTTACCG TGATCTTGGCGGTGGCAGTCCCCGACTTGGAGTTACTAATCGGTTTGGTTGGTGCCATATTCTTTTCAACCCTCGGGCTCCTCATACCCGTAGTCGTACAAACAGTATATAAATGGGATAAGGACCTCGGAAAGTGGTATTACATTCTATGGAAGAATAGTTTATTACTTCTGTGCTATTTGACTGTCCTTATATCGGGATGTTATTCTGCTATTTCACAGATTATAGTTAAGTTGAGTTGA
- the LOC123691757 gene encoding uncharacterized protein LOC123691757 yields the protein MSKCDSCKRNLSKSSPGLECCKCERIVHLNPKCAGLTNKQITALKAAPNLEWTCHECQQELPRQPSIITPEEDDDESDAPVQIDAKKLLSNISKDVERAIKNEMAQLHESLQFHSAKLDEAMECIEGFKKTIKALERKNTELTNKNNNLETRVGALEQRIQEAEQEKLGKYIEISNIPNQTKEDIQLITENIANKLNQAKQDIKSARRLQGRKEQTANILIELIDEEVKEKWITAARNTKLIVAAVIPNEKTNNNAVYVREAMTKHHKQLFWNAKQELKNNLNYKYVWFKRGLIKARKGDNDKIITLRSIKDIHALTNNKE from the coding sequence atgtctaaGTGTGACTCCTGCAAAAGGAACCTATCAAAATCTTCTCCGGGACTAGAATGCTGCAAGTGTGAACGGATTGTGCATCTAAATCCAAAGTGCGCGGGGCTAACAAATAAACAGATTACTGCCCTAAAAGCGGCCCCCAATCTGGAGTGGACGTGTCACGAATGCCAGCAAGAACTCCCAAGACAACCTTCAATTATTACGCCTGAAGAGGACGATGACGAAAGTGATGCACCGGTTCAAATCGACGCAAAAAAATTACTAAGTAACATCTCAAAAGACGTAGAAAGAGCGATCAAAAACGAAATGGCGCAGCTACACGAATCCTTGCAATTTCATAGCGCAAAACTTGATGAGGCTATGGAATGCATCGAGGgcttcaaaaaaacaattaaagctCTCGAGAGGAAGAACACAgaacttacaaataaaaataacaacctTGAAACACGTGTCGGCGCCCTGGAACAACGGATACAGGAGGCGGAACAGGAGAAGCTAGGAAAATACAtcgaaatatcaaatataccAAACCAAACAAAGGAAGACATTCAATTAATTACTGAAAATATCGCAAATAAACTTAACCAGGCTAAACAAGACATCAAAAGTGCACGGAGACTACAGGGGCGGAAGGAGCAAACAGCAAATATACTAATTGAACTGATTGACGAAGAAGTGAAGGAAAAATGGATAACAGCAGCTAGAAATACAAAGTTAATAGTTGCAGCAGTAATTCCGAACGAAAAAACTAACAACAACGCTGTCTATGTACGCGAAGCCATGACAAAGCATCATAAGCAATTGTTCTGGAATGCCAAACAGGAGCTGAAAAATAATCTCAACTACAAATATGTGTGGTTTAAAAGGGGACTAATCAAAGCACGCAAAGGAGacaatgataaaattattactctACGGTCCATTAAAGATATACATGCATTGACTAACAACAAGGAATAA